The region CCTATCTAAGCAGATTCCCCAGAAGAAGAAATGAAAGAAAACCAACAACAGAATTCTAGCATATGTGCTCGCTTGAACAACAATCGCTGCGCCTACTGAGAGCGCGAAAGATATTTCTTAACTCTGGAACGTTGAACAACGTTTCCTGAATGTAAATAGCGAAAATGGGGACTGACGGGATCCTGACGTCTGTCCCCGTTTTTCGCTACTACAATACTGTCATCCCATGTAATCCCGTAGTACTCTCATACGGGATCTAGATCGGGGTCTTATGCCGTTGATCCTGAACCAACGAAGAACAAAGCTCCTAGCTCTGGAACGAGGAACTTGGGCGCAGCACGCCGGAACCGCTCTTTCGCTCTTGAGAAAATGGAGTCTGTCCCTATTTTTGCTTTTGGTAACAAAAATGGAGTCTGTCCCCATTTTTCCTCTTAGCTCCCTTAGGAGACTAAGATCATCCACTTGATCTATGGTTTCCACGTTAATCGCTTCAATTCTTCCATCTTTGAGTTCTTTGATATTGTAAAAGACTATCTTATCCGGCTCTATGCTCTCTTCTTCTACTCCCTTCAGAAACCTTCGTCTGTTTACATAAACATCCTTGAGAGAGAGGTCCTGAATAAAGCCGTAGTTTTGCAGTTCCCCTTGTTTGTTTCTTCCCCCAAACCATTTGATAAAACCAATCTCCCTTTCCATTTTTCCTCCATCTTAGGCTTAGAATTCTCTTGTGCTTTCAACCTTTCAAAGGCAAAAAAGCAAACAACAAAATACCTGAATGCAGTAATAGCTTCTTTCAGTTTGAAATAAAACATCGGTAGAAACGAATCGATAGTATAGTTTCTCTGTGTTTCAGTCTATATGCTGCCTTAGCCAAGATTATATCGAGACAAGTTATATTGTAGAATGAAATACACAAATCTGCCAGTACCGAAAACCTCTCCAAACACCTCTCTTGATTTTTCCTCGGTCTTCCTCATGTGAAAGAGTGTAAATTACGCCAATGTAAATAATGGAGTCTGTCCCAATTTTTCGGTGCGAAGACTGATTCGCTTGGCAGATGAGAGAAAGTGCTCTCAGTAATTACACTACACCCGATGACGTATTATGCAAGTGCTACTGTATGAATCTACTACCTCTTTCCTCGGTCTTTCCCGTGTGAATGATTGTGCGTTACGCTGATGTAAATAATAGAGTCTGTTGTAGATATATAAGCTATGACTTGAATTCTAAGGAATGATTTATCTACAATGATGGTGGCAGTCAGGGAGAAGGTAGAGACTTGAGGTCTGTCAGCCTTCCTTATGAAGGAAGAGCTACGTAGGGACAGCACTTGCTTTCTTCCTGGGAGTACTTCAGGTTCTATGATAAGTTCATCCGGGGAAAGATCCTCAGGAACGCTACAACAGGGAAATCGGTACTCGTAGACTGCTAATCCATTTATTGCGAGGTGTTTGTGAGATGAAAGATCAAAGCGGTACGATCGTAGGTATTGACTGGTCAGCTGACTCCCATACTTGCTATGACCTCAAGGCTGATAAGAGTTTCAAGATCCCAGACTCTGTTAAAGGTTATGAAAGACTGCTGAACGATTATCCAGAGGCAGTTTTCGTGATCGAAGAAGCAAACAACAGGATAGGAGACTACCTTCTCACTAACAAGAGAGAGGTGTATGTCTTACCTCCTTGTAGGTCCAAAGAAGCCAGGAAGTATCATTTTAGCTCCGGGGCAAAGAGCGATAGTCTAGATGCCAAGGCGATAGCTCTTACCTTCAAGGAACATCCCTCTTACTGTCTCAAGGCAAGATATTCAGGAGTCGGAGCGAAGATCACTAAACTGGTGACTATGTACAGCATTGTATCCAAAATTCACAGTCAACAGTGCAACAGATTGTATTCAGTCCTACTGAGGTATTTCCCGGAATACTTGCACATTATGGATAAGCAGTACAGATCAAATACCTCCTTGAGGATTCTTAGCATCTGCCCTACGATAACTGAATTTAAGAAAGTTTCGAACGAAGAGCTTAGGAAGATACTGAACAAAGAGAACTACAGAATGACTAGCATCTTGAGAAAGAAGCTTGACAGGATAAGAAGCGAAGGGATCTCTTGGGGCGATACATCATGTGAGGGTAATCTCATAATGTTCCTGGCAAATCAAATTCTCACCTTGAGAGAGGAACAAGAAAGATTGAGGGAAGAGATGGGAGAGACCCTAGAGAATAGTCCATACAGGATCATTCTTTCTATTCCAGGTGTGAAGGCTGTAATAGGCTCATACATAGTAAAGGCCTATCTCACACATGATTTCAGAAGCTACCAGGAGATGCAGAAATACGCTGGAACTATTCCCTTCCTCTTTCAAAGTGGCAGAAAGTCAATAATGCTGATGAGAAAGAAATGCGACAAAGACCTAAGAAACATGATTCACATCGCAGCTTTCGCTTCTCTGAAGACTTGTGGATGGGCAAGAAACTACTACAAAAGAAAGAGAAAAGAGGGCAAGACTTACGGTCATGCCCTCAGAGCACTGGGGAACATCATCCTCAAAATCGCATTCTCCATGTTGTCAAAGATGAAAGAATACGATGAAACCTTGTTCCTCAATGCCAAAGGAATTAAAACCACTCAACAAAATAATACAATAATTCCTGAGGCTTTCACAAATCCTGAATACTCCCAGGATGCTCATCCATCCTTAGCTGCCACTAAGGATGTGGTCGAGAACTTGAATGTCACCTGAGTAGTAGTTTTTTCCTTATGAATATGATAAGGTCCCTATTTTGTGATTTGAAGAGAAGCAAGGCAGTCTTTTCGATATTCAGGCACTGGAAGGTCTAGTGAATCTTAGATCTCTCAGTCTCTCTTCCAAC is a window of Mesotoga sp. Brook.08.105.5.1 DNA encoding:
- a CDS encoding transposase, with product MKDQSGTIVGIDWSADSHTCYDLKADKSFKIPDSVKGYERLLNDYPEAVFVIEEANNRIGDYLLTNKREVYVLPPCRSKEARKYHFSSGAKSDSLDAKAIALTFKEHPSYCLKARYSGVGAKITKLVTMYSIVSKIHSQQCNRLYSVLLRYFPEYLHIMDKQYRSNTSLRILSICPTITEFKKVSNEELRKILNKENYRMTSILRKKLDRIRSEGISWGDTSCEGNLIMFLANQILTLREEQERLREEMGETLENSPYRIILSIPGVKAVIGSYIVKAYLTHDFRSYQEMQKYAGTIPFLFQSGRKSIMLMRKKCDKDLRNMIHIAAFASLKTCGWARNYYKRKRKEGKTYGHALRALGNIILKIAFSMLSKMKEYDETLFLNAKGIKTTQQNNTIIPEAFTNPEYSQDAHPSLAATKDVVENLNVT